A region of Lacinutrix sp. Hel_I_90 DNA encodes the following proteins:
- a CDS encoding S9 family peptidase, with the protein MKNQVIVFLISILTFSTGLAQDSNLLIKKKLISNFSETPIYSRLTENIGGAVQWKEQLKYIDSIEVYSITYLSDGLKVNGLLVKPKKEGNYPCVIYNRGGNRDFGALKIAHGILTLGQIAKEGYVVIASQYRGNGGSEGQEEFGGKDVNDVVILTEVLKEIDGADTNNIGMYGWSRGGMMTYIALTKTNKIKAAVVGGGLSDLTVIDRPKMESGVYAELIPNYKENKIVELEKRSAIKWVDQFPKNTPILVLHGNADWRVKSTNSLKLAFEFEKYRIPYRLTIFDGGDHGITEYKEEVNEDVISWFDRFLKADAVLPNMEYHGK; encoded by the coding sequence ATGAAAAACCAAGTTATCGTATTTCTCATATCAATATTAACCTTTTCAACTGGTCTAGCGCAAGATTCAAATCTTCTTATCAAGAAAAAACTAATATCCAATTTTTCAGAAACGCCTATTTATTCAAGATTAACAGAAAATATTGGAGGTGCAGTTCAGTGGAAAGAACAGCTTAAATATATAGATAGTATAGAAGTTTATAGCATCACTTATTTAAGTGATGGTCTCAAAGTAAATGGATTATTGGTGAAACCAAAGAAAGAAGGAAATTACCCATGTGTAATATATAATAGGGGAGGAAACCGGGATTTTGGTGCTCTTAAAATCGCTCATGGCATACTCACCTTGGGACAAATTGCGAAAGAAGGTTATGTTGTTATTGCCAGTCAGTACAGAGGTAATGGAGGCAGTGAAGGTCAAGAGGAGTTTGGTGGTAAAGATGTAAACGATGTTGTCATTTTAACAGAGGTGCTTAAGGAAATAGACGGTGCAGACACCAATAATATTGGAATGTATGGCTGGAGTCGAGGAGGGATGATGACCTATATAGCACTCACTAAAACCAATAAAATTAAAGCAGCTGTTGTTGGCGGCGGTCTTTCTGACTTGACAGTTATAGATCGCCCGAAAATGGAAAGCGGTGTATACGCAGAATTAATTCCCAATTACAAAGAAAATAAAATTGTTGAATTAGAAAAAAGATCTGCGATAAAATGGGTTGATCAATTCCCGAAAAACACCCCAATTTTAGTGCTTCATGGTAATGCTGATTGGAGAGTGAAGTCCACCAATTCTTTGAAATTGGCTTTTGAGTTTGAGAAATATAGAATTCCCTATCGGCTAACAATTTTTGACGGGGGAGATCATGGAATTACTGAATATAAAGAAGAGGTGAATGAAGATGTGATTAGCTGGTTTGATAGATTTTTGAAGGCAGATGCAGTTTTACCAAATATGGAATATCACGGAAAGTAA
- the leuB gene encoding 3-isopropylmalate dehydrogenase — MKLNIAVLSGDGIGPEVTDQAIKVLKAIALEFDHAFLFKEALVGAVAIDAHNNPLPDATLDLCKSSDAILFGAIGDPKYDNNPSALVRPEQGLLKLRKELGLFANIRPVRAYDTLLDKSPLKAEIIADTDISIYRELTGGIYFGEKKLSDDGNTASDLCEYSRYEIERIAHLAFKAAQTRRHKVTLVDKANVLETSRLWRKVVTELKSEYPDVALDFLFVDNAAMQMILNPRQFDVILTENLFGDVISDEASVIGGSIGLLASASVGDKYALFEPIHGSYPQATGKGIANPIASILSAAMLLEHFELHDEAEMIRTGVEKSLKLNITTPDLNSIYDNVTTSKVGDFIADFISNPNDTSINFSNIHLGQSTII, encoded by the coding sequence ATGAAATTAAATATAGCTGTTTTATCAGGAGATGGCATTGGTCCAGAAGTCACTGACCAGGCCATAAAAGTATTAAAAGCGATTGCTTTAGAATTTGACCACGCTTTTTTATTTAAAGAGGCGTTAGTTGGCGCGGTTGCTATTGACGCACATAATAATCCGTTACCAGATGCTACATTAGATTTATGTAAATCGAGTGATGCCATTTTGTTTGGTGCCATTGGCGACCCAAAATATGACAATAATCCAAGTGCTTTGGTACGACCTGAACAAGGTTTGTTGAAATTACGAAAAGAATTAGGCCTATTTGCAAACATAAGACCTGTAAGGGCTTACGATACGCTTTTAGATAAATCGCCGCTAAAAGCAGAGATTATTGCCGATACAGATATTAGTATTTATAGGGAGTTAACAGGAGGTATTTATTTTGGTGAAAAGAAGTTAAGCGATGATGGCAATACGGCTTCCGATTTATGCGAATATTCGCGTTACGAAATAGAGCGTATAGCTCACTTGGCTTTTAAAGCAGCGCAAACACGACGCCATAAAGTCACTTTAGTAGACAAAGCAAACGTACTAGAAACGTCGCGTTTGTGGCGTAAAGTGGTTACTGAGTTAAAAAGTGAGTATCCAGATGTTGCACTCGACTTTTTATTTGTAGATAACGCAGCCATGCAAATGATTTTAAACCCAAGACAGTTTGATGTTATATTAACTGAAAACTTATTTGGTGATGTTATTAGTGACGAAGCGAGTGTGATTGGTGGCTCGATTGGCCTATTGGCCTCGGCATCGGTTGGAGACAAATATGCGCTATTTGAACCTATTCATGGGTCTTACCCGCAAGCAACAGGAAAAGGCATAGCTAATCCTATCGCTTCTATATTAAGTGCTGCCATGTTATTAGAACATTTTGAATTGCATGATGAAGCAGAAATGATAAGAACTGGTGTGGAAAAATCGTTAAAATTAAATATTACCACTCCCGATTTAAACAGCATTTATGACAATGTAACAACCTCAAAAGTCGGTGATTTTATTGCTGATTTTATTAGTAACCCAAATGATACGAGTATTAATTTTAGTAATATTCATTTAGGACAATCTACAATTATTTGA
- the leuD gene encoding 3-isopropylmalate dehydratase small subunit, whose amino-acid sequence MEKFTTLQSRAIPLAIENIDTDQIIPARFLKATDRKGFGDNLFRDWRYDKDGSENENFTLNNPKYSGRILVAGDNFGCGSSREHAAWALSDFGFKVIVSSFFADIFKGNALNNGLLPVQVSPEFLKVLLAEVTEKPDTILEVNLEAQTLSVKGTSFKETFDIDAYKKTCMINGYDDIDYLLSKKDSITAFEKKRSY is encoded by the coding sequence ATGGAAAAATTTACAACATTACAATCAAGAGCTATCCCATTAGCCATTGAAAACATCGATACAGATCAAATTATCCCTGCGCGCTTTTTAAAAGCAACAGATCGAAAAGGTTTTGGCGATAACCTTTTTAGAGATTGGCGTTATGATAAGGATGGCTCTGAAAACGAAAATTTTACTTTAAATAACCCGAAATACTCAGGCCGTATTTTAGTCGCTGGCGATAATTTTGGTTGCGGTTCTAGTAGAGAACATGCGGCTTGGGCTTTGAGTGATTTTGGCTTTAAAGTGATTGTGTCTAGTTTTTTTGCAGATATTTTTAAAGGCAATGCCCTAAATAATGGCTTGTTGCCTGTTCAGGTGTCACCAGAGTTCTTGAAGGTATTATTAGCCGAAGTAACAGAAAAACCAGACACTATTTTAGAGGTGAATTTGGAAGCACAGACCCTTTCTGTTAAGGGCACTTCTTTTAAAGAAACCTTCGATATTGATGCTTACAAGAAAACCTGTATGATCAATGGGTATGATGATATTGACTATTTATTAAGTAAAAAAGACAGCATTACTGCTTTTGAAAAAAAACGGAGTTATTAG
- the leuC gene encoding 3-isopropylmalate dehydratase large subunit, which yields MKKTLFDKVWDAHVVDTIDNGPQVLYIDKHLIHEVTSPQAFNELEQRHIPVFRPNQIVATADHNTPTQDQHLPVKDALSRNQLRQLSENCKKNNITLYELGHKYNGIVHVMAPELGITQPGMTIVCGDSHTSTHGAFGSIAFGIGTSQVAQVFASQCLLLSKPKSLRVSVNGKLKNGVLPKDVILYIIAKLGTNAGTGYFCEYAGEVFENMSMEGRMTVCNMSIEMGARGGMIAPDKTTYEYVKDRKFAPKGAAFDKKVAYWKTLPTDEGATFDQEYSFDAEAIEPMVTYGTNPGMGIKITENIPTLNDASFEKSLAYMDFKKGESLIDKPINFVFIGSCTNSRIEDFRVAANYVKGKQKANNVTAWLVPGSKQVEAQIIEEGLKDIFDAAGFELRQPGCSACLAMNDDKIPQGEYCVSTSNRNFEGRQGQGSRTILASPLVAAATAVEGRIVDIMKQLN from the coding sequence TTGAAAAAAACACTTTTTGATAAAGTTTGGGATGCGCACGTAGTAGATACTATTGATAATGGTCCGCAAGTGCTTTATATAGATAAGCACTTAATTCACGAGGTGACAAGTCCGCAAGCTTTTAATGAATTAGAACAACGTCACATTCCTGTCTTTCGTCCTAATCAAATTGTGGCTACTGCAGACCACAATACGCCTACACAAGATCAACATTTACCAGTTAAAGATGCGCTGTCCAGAAACCAACTGAGGCAACTTTCTGAAAACTGCAAAAAAAATAATATTACCTTATACGAATTAGGTCATAAATACAATGGCATCGTTCACGTTATGGCTCCTGAATTAGGCATCACCCAACCAGGGATGACTATTGTTTGTGGTGACTCACACACCTCAACACACGGGGCTTTTGGCAGCATTGCTTTTGGTATTGGAACGAGTCAAGTCGCTCAAGTTTTTGCCAGCCAATGTTTATTATTATCAAAACCGAAAAGTTTGAGAGTATCGGTTAATGGTAAATTAAAGAACGGGGTTTTACCTAAAGATGTCATTCTTTATATTATAGCAAAATTAGGTACCAATGCAGGTACAGGCTATTTCTGCGAATATGCCGGAGAGGTGTTTGAAAACATGTCGATGGAAGGCAGAATGACCGTTTGTAATATGAGTATTGAAATGGGAGCACGTGGTGGCATGATAGCACCAGATAAAACTACTTATGAGTATGTAAAAGATCGAAAATTCGCTCCTAAAGGTGCTGCTTTCGATAAAAAAGTAGCCTATTGGAAAACCTTGCCAACTGATGAAGGTGCGACTTTTGATCAGGAATACAGCTTTGATGCTGAAGCTATCGAACCTATGGTAACGTATGGCACCAATCCAGGGATGGGTATAAAAATAACTGAAAATATTCCGACTTTAAATGATGCCTCTTTTGAAAAATCTTTAGCGTATATGGATTTCAAGAAAGGAGAATCTTTAATTGACAAACCTATTAATTTTGTGTTTATAGGCAGTTGTACTAATTCAAGAATCGAAGATTTTAGAGTCGCTGCCAACTACGTTAAAGGCAAACAAAAAGCTAACAACGTAACGGCTTGGTTAGTACCAGGAAGCAAACAAGTGGAAGCTCAAATTATTGAAGAGGGGTTGAAAGACATTTTTGATGCCGCTGGTTTTGAATTACGCCAACCAGGGTGTAGTGCTTGTTTAGCGATGAATGATGATAAAATTCCGCAAGGAGAATATTGCGTGTCAACATCTAATAGAAATTTTGAAGGACGTCAAGGTCAAGGGTCTCGTACTATTTTAGCGAGTCCGTTGGTGGCTGCTGCTACTGCAGTTGAAGGCAGGATTGTAGATATCATGAAACAATTAAATTAA
- a CDS encoding 2-isopropylmalate synthase, translated as MSKEHIQIFDTTLRDGEQVPGCKLNTEQKVVIAKQLDLLGVDVIEAGFPVSSPGDFKSVEAIAKIMKHATVCGLTRAVKNDIKVAAEALRFAKKPRIHTGIGTSDSHIKFKFKSNKEDIIKRAYDAVAYAKSFVEDVEFYAEDAGRTDNEYLARVCEAAIKAGATVLNIPDTTGYCLPSEYGAKMKYLMENVKGIEKAILSCHCHNDLGLATANSIEGVINGARQIECTINGIGERAGNTALEEVVMVLKQHPYLDLETNINTQMLYGLSQLVSESMAIYTQPNKAIVGANAFAHSSGIHQDGMIKNRDTYEIINPKDVGVTDSAIVLTARSGRAALAYRAKNVGYELTKLQLDDVYANFLYFADKKKEINDNDIHQIIETSTVYREIISA; from the coding sequence ATGTCGAAAGAACACATCCAAATATTTGATACAACCCTTCGTGATGGTGAACAGGTTCCTGGTTGTAAATTAAATACAGAGCAAAAAGTCGTCATCGCAAAACAACTTGATCTGTTGGGTGTAGATGTAATAGAAGCGGGTTTCCCCGTCTCTAGTCCAGGAGATTTTAAATCGGTAGAAGCCATTGCTAAAATAATGAAACATGCTACCGTTTGCGGACTAACACGTGCCGTGAAAAATGACATAAAAGTTGCTGCGGAAGCCCTTCGATTTGCAAAAAAACCTAGAATACATACTGGAATTGGCACTTCAGACTCACATATTAAATTCAAATTCAAATCGAATAAAGAAGACATCATCAAACGTGCTTATGATGCTGTGGCTTATGCAAAATCTTTTGTCGAGGACGTAGAATTTTATGCCGAAGATGCTGGACGTACAGACAATGAATATCTTGCTCGCGTATGCGAAGCCGCTATAAAAGCTGGTGCTACGGTTTTAAATATTCCAGACACTACTGGTTATTGCTTACCCAGTGAATACGGTGCAAAAATGAAGTACCTCATGGAAAACGTGAAAGGTATAGAGAAAGCGATTTTATCCTGTCATTGCCATAACGATTTAGGTTTGGCCACCGCTAATTCTATTGAAGGTGTTATTAATGGTGCCCGACAAATTGAATGTACGATTAATGGTATTGGTGAACGTGCCGGTAATACGGCTTTAGAAGAAGTGGTTATGGTACTAAAGCAACACCCTTATTTGGATTTAGAAACGAATATAAATACCCAAATGCTTTATGGCTTAAGCCAATTAGTGAGTGAAAGTATGGCCATTTATACACAGCCAAATAAAGCTATTGTTGGTGCAAACGCGTTTGCTCATAGTTCTGGAATTCATCAAGATGGTATGATTAAAAATCGTGACACATATGAAATCATAAATCCAAAAGATGTAGGCGTTACAGACTCTGCAATAGTATTAACGGCGCGAAGCGGAAGAGCTGCTTTAGCCTACCGTGCAAAAAATGTAGGTTATGAATTAACCAAATTGCAATTAGATGATGTCTACGCGAATTTCCTTTATTTTGCTGATAAGAAAAAGGAAATTAACGATAATGATATTCATCAAATTATTGAGACGAGTACGGTTTACAGAGAAATTATTTCTGCATAA
- a CDS encoding O-acetylhomoserine aminocarboxypropyltransferase/cysteine synthase family protein: protein MSTQKFATKALHAGHDTTKNGGTRAVPIYQSTAYVFDDSDDAAGRFNLSIPGFIYTRLNNPTNAVLEQRIATLEGGIAAVATASGTAAISTTLLTLLKAGDHIVASSSLYGGTYNLLSVTLPRHGITTTFVDPSDPENFSKAAQENTRAIFVESLGNPKLDVLDIEAIAKQAKAHKVPFIVDNTVATPYLLNPIAYGADIVIHSLTKYINGNGTSLGGIIVDAGTFDWTNGKFPEFTEPSAGYHGLVYSEAIGPAAFIAKIRIEGLRDYGGALSPFNAFQIIQGLETLELRILKHSSNALALAKWLQEQPEVTWVNYPGLEDSKYKKLADRYLPNGQSGIVTFGVAGGYESAKTIADTTKLFSLLANIGDTKSLIIHPASTTHQQLSDEAQESTGVTKDLIRLSVGIENIEDLKADLKEAFEVVKKTVLA from the coding sequence ATGAGTACACAAAAATTCGCAACTAAAGCGTTGCACGCAGGACACGACACAACTAAAAATGGAGGCACCAGAGCAGTGCCAATTTATCAATCTACAGCTTATGTTTTTGATGATTCCGATGATGCAGCAGGACGTTTTAACCTCTCGATTCCAGGCTTTATTTACACCAGATTAAACAATCCTACAAACGCTGTTTTAGAACAGCGTATTGCCACTTTAGAAGGGGGTATTGCAGCAGTGGCAACGGCCTCTGGTACGGCAGCAATTTCAACAACATTGCTCACGCTTTTAAAAGCGGGTGATCATATTGTAGCGTCTAGTAGTTTGTATGGCGGGACGTACAATTTATTAAGTGTCACCCTGCCTAGACATGGAATTACAACCACGTTTGTAGATCCATCAGATCCAGAAAATTTTAGTAAAGCAGCCCAAGAAAATACACGCGCTATTTTTGTGGAGTCTTTAGGGAATCCTAAATTAGATGTATTAGATATTGAAGCCATTGCTAAACAAGCTAAAGCGCACAAAGTGCCTTTTATTGTTGATAATACAGTGGCGACGCCCTACTTATTAAACCCTATTGCGTATGGTGCAGACATTGTTATTCATTCTTTAACAAAATACATTAACGGAAACGGGACCTCGCTTGGCGGTATTATCGTTGATGCTGGAACTTTTGATTGGACTAATGGTAAATTCCCGGAATTCACAGAGCCATCTGCAGGGTATCATGGTTTGGTATACAGTGAAGCTATTGGCCCAGCGGCATTTATTGCAAAAATAAGAATTGAAGGGCTGCGTGATTATGGTGGTGCATTGAGCCCCTTTAATGCGTTTCAAATCATTCAAGGTTTAGAAACTTTAGAACTGCGTATCTTAAAACATAGTAGTAATGCATTAGCGCTGGCTAAATGGTTACAAGAACAGCCAGAAGTCACCTGGGTAAATTATCCAGGTTTAGAAGACAGTAAATACAAGAAATTGGCAGATCGATATTTGCCAAATGGTCAAAGTGGTATTGTTACTTTTGGAGTAGCGGGTGGCTACGAATCGGCTAAAACCATTGCAGACACCACAAAATTGTTTTCATTATTAGCGAATATAGGCGATACCAAATCATTAATCATTCATCCAGCAAGTACAACACATCAACAATTAAGCGATGAAGCACAGGAGAGTACTGGTGTTACTAAAGATTTAATTCGTTTGTCTGTAGGTATTGAAAATATCGAAGATTTAAAAGCAGATTTAAAAGAAGCCTTTGAAGTCGTTAAAAAGACCGTTTTAGCTTAA
- the thrA gene encoding bifunctional aspartate kinase/homoserine dehydrogenase I, translating into MKDLQYLSIINYVNHGGKAANLKLSYQIFGQALNTAPVVLVNHALTGNSNVTGDNGWWKEIVGDAKVIDTNKYTVVAFNIPGNGYDGTSIENYKDFVARDIAKLFLIGLEKLRIEKLFAIIGGSLGGGIAWEMAVLKPDLAEHLIPVATDWKSTDWLMANCQIQEQFLVNSSNPVHDARMHAMLCYRTPESFKERFQRSKNEELELFNVESWLLHHGNKLQERFQLSAYKLMNQLLRTIDVTKGKENVANILDTIKSKITIVAVDSDLFFTAEENRETQKQLALTHPNVTYNEINSIHGHDAFLIEFEQLETIIKGVFKPNTEEKRMKILKFGGKSLANGEGLSRVISIIESKVEAEEKIVVVVSARGNTTNELEEILEKAVKNESYQEQLATFKNYQNALNSADFSEEFSRLDSLFEGVNLLGDYSQKIKDEVLAQGELMSAKLISYLLKEKHINAKTADARTLIKTDNTYGNAKPIDALSKKNVIAYFKQNNGTTVNIVTGFIASNNENRTTTLGRNGSNYTASLLANYLDAEELQNYTHVNGIYTANPELVADAKKIEELSFTEANELANFGTTILHAKTIIPLIEKNIPLRILNTFNLEDKGTVITSKSSKKGIRSLSVLDHMALVNIEGRGLLGKVGVDARIFKALSQESISVSIISQGSSERGIGLVINAEKASKAVIALEREFENDFYSQDINKISVVDNVAVISIIGQDLSAFHKPFNALIKNQIIPILFNNTITGENVSVVVKKSQLHKALNVIHGEIFGISKKINLAIFGHGLVGSALIDQIIASAKDIEKRKGVKLNIFVIANSKKALFKRNGVDKNWKATLSKEGKDYTIKDVFDFAETQHLENLIAIDNTASIDFVSNYIKLVASGFDLVSSNKIANTIALEFYATLREALAKHQKTYLYETNVGAGLPLIDTIKLLHLSGENIVRIRGVFSGSLSYLFNRFSSEALPFSSLLEEALNKGYTEPNPREDLSGNDVARKLLILARELDLHNELSDVNIENLIPEQLREIDTANFLKRFDEMDAVFQKKKEAQEGDHVLRYIGDLHGDLANENGAKLDVKLVSVPKQSPLGALKGADSIFEIYTESYGENPIVIQGAGAGASVTARGVFGDILRLTEKNN; encoded by the coding sequence ATGAAAGACTTACAATACTTAAGCATTATAAATTACGTAAACCATGGAGGGAAGGCGGCAAACTTGAAACTGTCTTATCAAATCTTTGGCCAAGCATTAAATACAGCGCCAGTCGTGTTAGTAAATCATGCCCTTACAGGAAACAGTAATGTTACAGGAGACAATGGATGGTGGAAAGAAATCGTTGGCGATGCTAAGGTTATAGACACTAATAAATATACTGTTGTAGCATTTAATATTCCAGGAAATGGATACGACGGTACCAGTATTGAAAATTATAAAGACTTTGTGGCAAGAGATATAGCAAAACTGTTTTTAATTGGTTTAGAAAAACTAAGAATAGAAAAGTTATTCGCTATAATTGGTGGCTCATTAGGAGGAGGTATCGCATGGGAAATGGCTGTTTTAAAGCCAGATTTAGCTGAGCATTTAATTCCTGTAGCAACCGACTGGAAATCGACTGATTGGTTGATGGCAAATTGCCAGATTCAAGAGCAGTTTTTAGTGAATTCTAGCAATCCTGTGCATGATGCACGTATGCATGCCATGCTATGTTATCGTACGCCAGAATCATTTAAGGAACGTTTTCAGCGCTCAAAAAATGAAGAATTAGAGTTGTTTAATGTTGAGAGCTGGTTGCTGCATCATGGTAATAAATTACAGGAGCGTTTTCAGTTGTCTGCCTATAAATTAATGAATCAGTTATTGCGAACGATTGATGTTACTAAAGGGAAAGAGAATGTCGCAAACATTCTTGATACTATTAAGTCTAAGATTACCATTGTTGCGGTAGATTCTGATTTGTTTTTTACAGCTGAAGAAAACAGAGAAACTCAAAAGCAATTAGCACTAACACATCCAAATGTAACTTATAATGAAATTAATTCCATACATGGTCATGATGCGTTTTTAATAGAATTTGAACAACTCGAAACTATTATTAAAGGCGTTTTTAAGCCTAATACTGAAGAAAAAAGAATGAAAATATTGAAGTTTGGAGGGAAATCTCTGGCTAACGGAGAAGGCTTAAGTCGTGTTATTTCTATTATAGAAAGTAAAGTGGAAGCTGAAGAGAAAATTGTAGTCGTGGTTTCTGCAAGAGGAAACACAACAAATGAACTCGAAGAAATCTTAGAAAAAGCAGTTAAAAATGAAAGTTACCAAGAGCAGTTAGCGACTTTTAAAAACTATCAAAACGCATTAAATAGTGCTGACTTTTCAGAAGAATTTTCAAGACTGGATAGTCTTTTTGAAGGGGTGAATTTATTGGGAGATTACAGTCAAAAAATTAAAGACGAAGTCTTGGCGCAAGGCGAATTAATGTCGGCAAAACTCATTTCATATTTGCTAAAAGAAAAACATATTAACGCAAAAACAGCAGATGCCAGAACGCTAATAAAGACCGATAATACTTATGGAAATGCAAAACCAATCGATGCTTTATCTAAAAAGAACGTTATCGCGTATTTTAAACAAAATAATGGTACAACTGTAAATATTGTGACAGGTTTTATTGCCTCAAATAATGAGAATAGAACAACAACTTTAGGAAGAAATGGAAGTAATTATACAGCCTCTTTATTAGCCAACTATCTAGACGCCGAAGAATTACAAAATTATACGCATGTTAATGGTATTTATACAGCAAACCCAGAATTGGTGGCAGATGCGAAGAAAATAGAGGAACTCTCATTTACTGAAGCTAATGAACTAGCTAACTTTGGAACGACCATTTTACATGCAAAGACCATCATCCCGTTAATTGAAAAGAATATTCCTTTGCGTATTTTAAACACTTTTAATCTAGAAGATAAAGGAACCGTTATTACTTCAAAATCCAGTAAAAAGGGTATTCGTTCATTGTCCGTTTTAGACCATATGGCTTTGGTAAATATCGAAGGGCGTGGATTGTTAGGTAAAGTTGGCGTAGATGCAAGGATTTTTAAAGCACTAAGTCAAGAGAGCATTAGTGTTAGTATTATTTCTCAAGGCTCTTCAGAGCGCGGTATAGGTCTGGTAATTAATGCTGAAAAGGCAAGTAAAGCAGTCATCGCTTTAGAACGTGAATTTGAAAACGATTTTTATTCTCAAGACATTAATAAAATTAGTGTTGTTGATAATGTTGCTGTTATATCTATCATTGGACAAGATTTAAGCGCCTTTCATAAACCCTTTAATGCGCTCATTAAAAATCAAATAATCCCAATACTATTTAATAACACCATTACAGGTGAAAATGTGAGCGTTGTGGTTAAAAAATCACAATTACATAAGGCTCTAAATGTTATTCACGGTGAAATTTTCGGAATTTCAAAAAAGATAAACCTTGCCATTTTTGGTCACGGTTTGGTGGGGAGTGCACTCATTGACCAAATTATTGCATCAGCTAAAGATATTGAAAAGCGGAAAGGTGTAAAGCTAAATATTTTCGTAATTGCTAATTCTAAAAAGGCACTATTCAAAAGAAACGGTGTCGATAAAAATTGGAAAGCAACACTTTCAAAAGAAGGAAAAGACTATACTATAAAAGATGTTTTCGATTTTGCAGAAACACAGCATTTAGAGAATTTAATTGCCATTGATAATACAGCGAGTATTGATTTTGTGTCCAATTACATCAAGTTGGTAGCATCAGGTTTTGATCTAGTGTCGTCTAATAAAATTGCAAATACTATCGCTTTAGAATTCTATGCTACTTTACGTGAGGCCTTAGCGAAACATCAAAAAACCTATTTGTATGAAACCAACGTTGGTGCAGGTTTGCCATTAATTGATACGATTAAATTATTGCATTTGTCAGGCGAAAATATTGTAAGAATTAGAGGTGTTTTTTCGGGTTCTTTAAGTTATTTGTTCAATCGGTTTTCTTCTGAGGCCCTACCATTTTCAAGCCTATTAGAAGAGGCTTTAAACAAGGGGTATACAGAACCAAATCCTAGGGAAGATCTAAGTGGGAATGATGTCGCTAGAAAATTATTAATTCTGGCTCGTGAGTTAGATTTACACAATGAATTAAGCGATGTCAACATTGAAAATCTCATTCCAGAACAGCTAAGAGAAATAGATACGGCTAATTTTCTAAAACGATTTGATGAGATGGACGCCGTGTTTCAAAAGAAAAAAGAAGCTCAAGAAGGAGATCATGTGTTAAGGTATATTGGTGATTTACATGGTGATTTAGCCAACGAAAATGGTGCTAAGTTGGACGTGAAATTAGTCTCTGTGCCTAAACAATCACCTTTAGGCGCATTAAAAGGAGCCGATTCTATTTTTGAAATTTATACGGAAAGCTATGGCGAAAATCCGATTGTTATTCAAGGCGCAGGTGCAGGTGCATCTGTTACAGCCAGAGGCGTATTTGGTGATATATTGAGGTTAACAGAAAAAAACAACTAG